The DNA region GGTCCATATAAGATCGGATAGCTCTATCAgattaatcattaaaaaataaaaaaaattataatataataaactatactaatgatttttttttatcaaatatatatatatatatatatatatataataaaataaactaaagaatgaaaaataaattattttgtaaatataatcttaataaattatataataaaataactatgtaagttaaaagaatattaattaaattaaaagaaatttaaaaagaaatcaaatatataaaataataaatatgtctgtgagattcaaaatatatatacagcTGGCTTATCTAAATTGTCAAATGATCGGATAGGTTAAATTACTGAACTGATCAGGATCGATAAGACAAATTATAAACCGATAAAAACtcgttaaatttatatttacttcGGTctgttttctttaatttaattcgATTAGATTTTGCCTTTACCAATAGTGCAGTGGGTAatgattttagtttaaatatgaACAACAATAAATAATTGACAAGTAAAACTTTTAATTTCGATATTAAAGGTGGATCAAAATTAGTTTGCTTACATTTTCactctttattaatttattaatagtgGGCTTTGCGTCTCTTCATGGACCATAACACGTGCGGCTTTATGTCGTAACAAAACCCTAAAGCCCACAATAGAAGAAGAACATTTTCACACGTGTGGTTACTGTCCAACCAAAAATCTCATGTGGAGAAACTGAGCAGTCTAACCAGTTGtgtttctttctctctctcctcaaTCAAACGAGAGCTGCCTGAAATATCTACTGAATCATCACGAAACAGTTCACAATCTTGATTAGCTTTTTGAAGCTTCAATCTTGCTAGTGGGAACTTCTTCTGAAGTTCAATCCAATTAGTCGATATTTCATAGTACCCATTTGCTATTACTGATTCATTTGTTGTGATAATGGCTGTTTGTTCGTCGAGAATTCCATCGGCAAAACTGAAGGCTTTGCACTATGATCTTCTCCGTCCTGCTGCAAGGAATCCTAATTCATTAGTTACCTTTAATAACTTGAAGTGTTTGACTAAGAACGGACATCTTTATTGTAATCATCAGCAACCCAGGCTTATCATTTGTAGCAGTCTCAATTCAGGAGTGGAGCCGCCGATATCTGGTGCGGTGGTGGGAAATGTTTTACAGGAAGGTAATAAGGTTGAGGATGTTGACAGAGACTATGTAGAGCGAATTGATGATGGAAGCAATGGTGGCGGAGATGTTCTTGATGGTTGCAATGGGAATGGGAATGGAAAGTTTGTGGGAGGAGGAGGCGGAGGTGGTGGTGATGGCAATGGTGATGACAGTAAAGGGGGTGATGAGGAAGATAATGAGTTTGGGCCGATAATGAAATTTGAGGAGGTTATTAAGGAGGTTGAATCTCGAGGAACAAGTCTTCCAGCAGATATGTTAGAAGCTGCAAAGAGTACAGGGCTCAGAAAGCTGTTGCTTGAAAGATATTTGGATTTGCAGGTTTGAAAACTATCAATCTTTTTTACATGTTTTAGCTAAGACCTGCATTTGTAAAGGGTATTTATGACAATATTATGCTGTCTTCTCTTCCTCATTGTTTAGGGTTCATCATGGCCTGTAAGTTTTGTAATGAAATCTTGCTCAATGATTCGTGATCGAATGTTAGCCGATCCTGCTTTCCTTTTTAAAGTGGGAACAGAGGTATACCAAGCTTGCTTTCTACTCTGGCTCTCTTGAAATACCCTGTTGGATTGATTGCATTATAATTAACTGATATTTATTCTCATGCAGATCATTATTGATTCATGTTGTGCTACAATAGCAGAAGTGCAAAAGAGAGGAAAAGACTTTTGGGCTGAATTTGAATTGTATCTTGCCGATCTTTTGGTTGGATTGGTTGTTAATGTTGCTTTAGTTGGTATGCTAGCGCCTTATGCTCGTATTGGACAACCATCAGTATCCaaagggttagggtttctaggACGCATGCAATATGCTTATGGGGCACTTCCCAGCAGGTTTCTTCTTCATCCTATAACTTTTATGCTTTCAAGAGCATAGAGATGTTGTGTCTTTAATAAATTGCACTTAGTTTAGCTTAAGCTTCCCTCATTATAGCAGTGTTATATCAATTTGAGTGAATTGTCCCCCTGAACTTGGCaagagattgatttttttttgttccaaTAAATGACATTTTGCTAAATTTGACCCAGAACTTGATTTTGGTCCCTGGACAATGGATGGCTTATTTAGGATCCTGAACTCGGTTTGCAATCTTATTTGAGCAAATTATTGATGGATTTCGTTCAAATTCTATTACCATGTTGGGTTCAAGCGTAGTTggattagaattagaattgaaattgggCTCCAGCTTCAAAAATCTTAGTGTGTTTGATGATTTATAATAAGGTATTAGAATTGGATTTATAATTTCAATGGAATTGAATGCatatgattttttaagtttcaattATATCATTCCCATTTTGAAATTGCAAATCTTTGGGTTTTCCGAACATTAGAATTAAaatgtaattcaatttcaaatcttATAAACTTTGAATTAGAATTCTAATCCCATTTCCGATTCTAATATCAATTATACACATCCAAACATACAATA from Impatiens glandulifera chromosome 5, dImpGla2.1, whole genome shotgun sequence includes:
- the LOC124940031 gene encoding protein RETICULATA, chloroplastic-like, which encodes MAVCSSRIPSAKLKALHYDLLRPAARNPNSLVTFNNLKCLTKNGHLYCNHQQPRLIICSSLNSGVEPPISGAVVGNVLQEGNKVEDVDRDYVERIDDGSNGGGDVLDGCNGNGNGKFVGGGGGGGGDGNGDDSKGGDEEDNEFGPIMKFEEVIKEVESRGTSLPADMLEAAKSTGLRKLLLERYLDLQGSSWPVSFVMKSCSMIRDRMLADPAFLFKVGTEIIIDSCCATIAEVQKRGKDFWAEFELYLADLLVGLVVNVALVGMLAPYARIGQPSVSKGLGFLGRMQYAYGALPSSVFEAERPGCRFSSKQRMATYFFKGIMYGVVGFACGIIGQGIANMIMTAKRSLKKSEEDVPVPPLIKSAALWGVFLAVSSNTRYQIINGLERIVESSPMARKIPPVAMAFTVGVRFANNIYGGMQFVDWAKMSGVQ